Proteins encoded within one genomic window of Syntrophorhabdales bacterium:
- the glyS gene encoding glycine--tRNA ligase subunit beta produces MKPFLFEIGVEELPARFIQPAKEGLLKALNESLDAARLDHGPITIYATPRRIAVLVDDMSETQRDIVTIKYGPPAAKAFDGAGKPLPAATGFAKSQGVDVSELKIRKKEANELICVEKMETGKSSLEVLPELLGGLIGRIPFPKRMRWGAGDFEFARPIQWLLALLGTTVIPFSIAGITSGNTSRGHRFLAKSLITVPDPPCYLEELKSAYVIVNEQERLAIMMEGIRAVEDSANGKAVTDDALIQEILYITEYPYALMGRFETEYLDLPRAALVNVMKGHQRYIPLQGSDEKLLPAFIFFANTLPRDPEQVIHGNEKVLRARLADARFFFQEDKKIKLETLYEKLSAVVFHERLGSLKDKSERVKQIALFICGKTGVDSQDAARASLLLKADLLTHMVGEFPELQGIMGRIYALANKEKEGVARSIEEHYYPVGVGGALPESELGVVMALADKMDTMAAFFSVGITPTGNLDPFALRRQALGVIRILISRSLHLPLQELISMGHDAVEAKGKLALEAVRQTLTDFILTRFKFSMIEEGHNQEFVNSVLPTTADDIYDGFMRLTALETQKSIEDFVRLMVGFKRVYNITKNLTDSADIESGLLAEGEEQDLFRLYSEKREPFLAAMRAREYEAALALLVGFKETIDRYFDKVFVMVDDERVRSNRLALLTKIKDMFLVYGDFSKIRVEEISRASS; encoded by the coding sequence GTGAAACCTTTCCTTTTCGAGATAGGTGTGGAGGAACTTCCTGCCCGATTCATTCAGCCTGCCAAAGAAGGGTTGCTCAAAGCGTTGAATGAGAGCCTTGATGCGGCGCGCCTCGACCATGGCCCGATAACTATTTATGCGACACCGCGAAGAATAGCTGTCCTGGTCGATGACATGTCGGAGACCCAGCGGGATATCGTTACGATAAAGTATGGTCCGCCGGCAGCGAAAGCGTTTGACGGAGCGGGCAAGCCTCTGCCTGCAGCCACGGGTTTTGCTAAGTCACAAGGGGTGGATGTCTCGGAGCTGAAAATACGTAAGAAAGAGGCAAATGAGCTGATCTGCGTGGAAAAGATGGAGACAGGAAAGAGCAGCCTGGAGGTGCTTCCTGAATTACTCGGCGGGCTGATTGGACGGATACCTTTTCCCAAGAGGATGCGCTGGGGTGCGGGTGATTTCGAATTTGCCCGTCCTATCCAGTGGCTGCTCGCACTCCTGGGCACCACTGTAATTCCCTTCTCTATTGCTGGAATAACCAGCGGCAACACGTCACGCGGCCACCGCTTCCTCGCGAAGAGTCTGATTACAGTCCCCGATCCGCCCTGCTACCTGGAAGAACTCAAATCTGCTTACGTGATTGTCAATGAGCAAGAGAGACTCGCCATAATGATGGAGGGTATCCGTGCCGTCGAAGACAGTGCGAACGGCAAGGCGGTAACTGATGATGCACTCATTCAAGAGATTCTCTACATCACAGAATACCCATACGCTTTGATGGGCAGATTCGAAACGGAATACCTTGACCTCCCCAGAGCTGCACTGGTCAATGTGATGAAGGGTCATCAGCGTTACATACCCCTGCAGGGATCTGATGAAAAACTGCTGCCTGCCTTTATCTTCTTCGCGAATACCTTGCCCAGGGACCCAGAGCAGGTGATTCACGGCAATGAGAAGGTGCTGCGCGCACGCCTTGCTGACGCCCGTTTCTTTTTTCAAGAGGACAAGAAGATAAAACTGGAAACCCTCTACGAGAAGCTCTCCGCAGTGGTATTCCACGAACGCCTCGGGAGTTTAAAGGACAAATCAGAGAGGGTCAAGCAGATTGCTCTTTTTATCTGTGGAAAGACGGGTGTCGACTCGCAGGATGCGGCCAGGGCTTCTCTATTGCTGAAGGCGGATCTGCTCACCCACATGGTGGGCGAATTCCCGGAATTGCAGGGCATCATGGGCAGGATTTACGCTCTGGCGAATAAAGAAAAGGAAGGCGTTGCCCGGTCAATCGAGGAACATTATTATCCTGTCGGCGTGGGTGGCGCTCTGCCCGAATCAGAACTTGGAGTGGTCATGGCCCTTGCGGACAAGATGGACACGATGGCCGCCTTCTTCTCCGTCGGCATCACACCAACCGGCAATCTTGATCCGTTCGCCTTGAGAAGGCAGGCCCTAGGCGTGATCAGGATTCTCATCAGCCGCTCACTGCATCTCCCATTGCAGGAGTTGATCAGCATGGGGCATGACGCGGTAGAAGCAAAAGGCAAACTTGCGCTGGAGGCCGTGCGGCAGACACTGACGGACTTTATCCTGACACGCTTCAAATTCTCCATGATCGAAGAAGGCCACAACCAGGAATTCGTCAACAGCGTCCTGCCGACCACGGCAGACGACATCTATGATGGCTTCATGAGGCTCACTGCGCTCGAAACCCAGAAATCGATCGAGGATTTCGTCCGGCTCATGGTTGGATTCAAACGCGTCTACAACATCACAAAGAACCTAACGGATAGCGCAGATATCGAGAGCGGACTGCTGGCAGAAGGAGAAGAGCAGGATCTGTTCCGGCTTTACTCGGAAAAGCGCGAGCCCTTCCTCGCTGCGATGCGTGCCCGGGAATAC
- a CDS encoding glycine--tRNA ligase subunit alpha, translating to MYFQDLIFELQKFWAAKGCIIQQPYDLEVGAGTFHPATFLRVLGPEPWNVAYVQPSRRPTDGRYGENPNRLQHYYQFQVIMKPSPADIQDMYLESLRSFGIDPSLHDIRFVEDDWESPTLGAWGLGWEVWLDGMEITQFTYFQQVGGIDLSPVSVEITYGTERIAMYLQDVDNVFNIRWNKDILYGDVHLETEREFSTYNFEEADSDMLRALFDQYEAESRKVNRTRELALPAYDFCLKCSHVFNLLDARGALSVAERTNYIARVRNLAKLCAELYVKKREELGYPLLGRTAS from the coding sequence GTGTATTTCCAAGACCTGATATTCGAACTTCAAAAATTCTGGGCCGCCAAAGGCTGCATCATTCAGCAGCCGTATGATCTGGAGGTCGGTGCGGGGACGTTCCATCCCGCTACCTTCCTAAGAGTATTAGGTCCCGAGCCCTGGAATGTTGCTTACGTGCAGCCGTCGCGACGCCCCACGGACGGGCGGTATGGTGAAAATCCAAACAGGCTGCAGCATTATTACCAATTCCAGGTCATCATGAAGCCCTCGCCCGCAGACATCCAGGATATGTACCTGGAGAGTTTGCGCTCTTTCGGCATTGATCCGTCGCTTCACGACATACGTTTTGTAGAGGATGACTGGGAATCACCGACTCTCGGCGCATGGGGATTGGGCTGGGAGGTCTGGCTGGACGGCATGGAGATAACGCAATTCACCTATTTCCAGCAGGTAGGCGGCATTGATCTGTCGCCGGTCAGCGTTGAAATCACCTATGGTACGGAGCGCATAGCCATGTACCTGCAGGACGTCGATAATGTTTTCAACATCAGGTGGAACAAGGATATTCTGTACGGGGACGTGCACCTCGAGACAGAGCGAGAGTTCTCTACATACAACTTCGAAGAGGCGGACAGCGACATGCTCAGGGCGCTCTTTGACCAGTACGAGGCTGAAAGCCGGAAGGTGAACCGCACGAGGGAACTGGCGCTGCCGGCTTACGATTTTTGCCTGAAGTGTTCACATGTGTTTAACCTGCTTGATGCGCGTGGGGCGTTGAGTGTTGCCGAGCGCACAAACTATATAGCCCGTGTCAGGAACCTTGCGAAACTTTGCGCAGAGCTGTACGTGAAGAAAAGAGAAGAGCTCGGCTACCCCCTGTTAGGACGAACAGCATCGTGA
- the recO gene encoding DNA repair protein RecO — protein sequence MGLVKDEAIILSTRLFGESDKIVRFFTLSSGKVSGIAKGAKKSQKRFMNTLEPFSQVLIEYFEKPTSNLVRIENADLRESNGGLELNLKRICAASFFTEFVDKLTKEKQRNGQLFQTLKRIIDSLKTVEFTVTDVLYYQLQMLRHLGYMLNLSACVHCGKTLSDGEKLYFSKERGGTLCTGCARSVPHRQYPQGFIPRMLHLTETGMDSSFPAEAAAGYPRAGVPVFDRMGREVLEDFVKFHLAVEFKSYRLLRSVITG from the coding sequence ATGGGTCTGGTAAAAGACGAGGCGATCATCCTCTCCACGAGGCTTTTCGGAGAATCGGACAAAATTGTCAGATTCTTCACCCTGTCTTCCGGCAAGGTTTCGGGTATTGCCAAGGGAGCAAAAAAAAGCCAGAAGAGATTCATGAATACACTGGAGCCGTTCAGCCAGGTGCTGATCGAGTACTTCGAAAAACCAACAAGCAACCTGGTGCGCATTGAGAACGCTGACCTGAGGGAGTCAAACGGCGGACTCGAATTGAACCTTAAACGAATCTGCGCGGCAAGCTTCTTCACCGAATTTGTCGACAAGCTCACGAAAGAGAAACAGCGAAACGGTCAGCTGTTTCAGACTCTCAAGAGAATCATCGACAGCCTCAAGACTGTTGAATTCACGGTGACCGATGTACTATATTATCAACTCCAGATGCTCCGCCATCTCGGATACATGCTCAATCTTTCAGCATGTGTCCATTGCGGAAAGACATTGTCGGACGGAGAAAAACTTTACTTCTCCAAAGAACGCGGCGGGACCCTCTGTACGGGGTGCGCGCGCTCGGTTCCACATCGCCAGTACCCGCAAGGCTTCATCCCGCGTATGCTTCATCTGACCGAGACCGGGATGGATTCAAGCTTTCCCGCGGAGGCGGCGGCCGGGTACCCGCGCGCGGGTGTCCCAGTATTTGACAGGATGGGAAGAGAGGTACTGGAGGATTTTGTTAAGTTTCATCTCGCCGTCGAGTTTAAGTCATACAGGCTTCTAAGAAGTGTTATTACTGGATAA
- the lolA gene encoding outer membrane lipoprotein chaperone LolA, with the protein MTRTVASPQSTVDRQRSGWCPVHGSPSTVNRQPSTTGAAIGLLVCLIALFQAAPVCADAIDTLKKTYAGIQTVEARFNQTITIATLKRERESKGEFYYKRGKGFLWKYTSPNRKVFLYDGKALWQADEEQSFVIRERVDRNKVQGSFLDLVEDISKLDDYFTIREVAQDKEGFMFLLAPKKEGMLKEARIWADAKYLVSRIEITEVTGNTNTLSFSSVKVNKPLDDALFIFNPGKKEIMER; encoded by the coding sequence ATGACAAGAACAGTTGCCAGTCCCCAGTCGACAGTTGACCGCCAAAGATCAGGATGGTGTCCCGTCCACGGGTCACCGTCAACCGTCAACCGTCAACCGTCAACCACTGGCGCGGCGATCGGTTTACTCGTGTGCCTGATTGCACTCTTTCAGGCCGCGCCTGTATGCGCTGATGCCATTGACACACTTAAGAAGACCTATGCAGGGATCCAGACAGTGGAGGCTCGTTTCAACCAGACGATAACGATAGCAACTCTGAAACGGGAAAGGGAATCAAAGGGCGAGTTCTACTACAAACGCGGCAAGGGGTTTCTCTGGAAATATACGAGCCCGAACAGGAAAGTATTTCTGTACGATGGTAAAGCTTTGTGGCAGGCAGATGAAGAGCAATCCTTCGTTATAAGGGAGAGAGTGGACAGGAATAAGGTGCAGGGGAGCTTCCTTGACCTTGTGGAAGATATATCGAAGCTGGATGATTATTTCACCATCCGGGAGGTGGCCCAGGATAAAGAGGGCTTCATGTTTCTCCTTGCCCCCAAGAAGGAGGGGATGCTCAAAGAGGCCCGCATATGGGCCGACGCCAAATACCTGGTCAGCAGGATCGAGATCACAGAGGTCACGGGAAATACCAATACCCTGTCGTTCTCGTCGGTAAAGGTCAACAAGCCCCTTGATGATGCTCTTTTCATCTTTAATCCCGGAAAAAAGGAAATCATGGAACGGTAA
- a CDS encoding DNA translocase FtsK 4TM domain-containing protein, with protein MSEELKKEIIGIGLLGLFLFIMASLVSYHPFDPSINTISSAPVKNLCGKAGSYTSDTLIQLFGFMSYLLAACLLFFAGVHIKKKSLPHPLLLASGIVLLFISLSMLLQVLFGKLQVRTVSIPFSGLLGLLLERTLLNVFSRFGSILISTIMFVISLFLIVQVPLLSVLEKRMARRKSVERTKEIKVVEEPKPPPPPKEDRKQQIQETFEFVKDIGPYKLPSVSLLDTVEKREMKVDRESIQANARILEKKLKDYGIDGKVTEVRPGPVVTMYEFEPAPGIKVSRISNLSDDLAMALSAVSIRIVAPIPGKSVVGIEIPNKVRQTVYLREIIESDLFSASKMFLALALGKTIAGEPFVAELTKMPHLLVAGSTGSGKSVSLNSMICSVLFRATPMAVRFLMIDLKMLELSFYEGIPHLLLPVVTTAKNAKTALRWLIDEMERRYAVMAEQGVRNIEKYNQKMGRQEAGSIPYIVVVIDELADLMMVSSREVEEYIARLAQMARASGIHLILATQRPSVDVLTGIIKANFPARISFQVSSKVDSRTILDSNGAESLLGYGDMLFLSPGLGRLQRIHAPFVSEGEIKRIVEFLKTQGAPAYHHEILEEKEESGAEDEIDDEKYQEAVDFVSERGEASISMIQRRFRIGYNRAARIVERMEQEGVVGPATGVKPREVLKRK; from the coding sequence ATGTCAGAAGAACTGAAAAAAGAGATAATTGGCATAGGCTTGCTCGGGCTTTTTCTTTTTATTATGGCGAGCCTTGTCTCGTATCATCCTTTTGATCCGTCCATCAACACTATCTCCTCGGCTCCTGTCAAGAATCTATGCGGCAAAGCAGGCTCGTACACGTCGGATACGCTGATCCAACTCTTCGGCTTCATGAGCTATCTTCTTGCAGCATGCCTCCTCTTTTTTGCAGGCGTGCACATCAAGAAGAAGAGTCTTCCCCACCCGCTTCTTCTCGCCTCGGGGATCGTGCTCCTTTTCATCTCATTGTCGATGCTGCTGCAGGTCCTATTTGGAAAATTGCAGGTCAGAACGGTTTCAATACCTTTTTCCGGTCTGCTTGGGCTCCTCCTGGAGCGTACGCTGTTGAATGTGTTCAGCAGGTTCGGCAGCATTCTTATCTCGACCATCATGTTCGTCATATCCCTTTTTCTTATCGTGCAGGTTCCCCTGCTTTCGGTGCTCGAGAAGAGGATGGCGCGAAGAAAATCTGTCGAGCGCACCAAAGAAATCAAGGTAGTGGAAGAGCCGAAGCCGCCACCACCTCCCAAAGAGGATCGAAAGCAGCAGATCCAGGAGACCTTTGAATTCGTCAAGGACATAGGACCGTACAAGCTGCCGTCTGTCTCGCTTCTTGATACCGTTGAGAAAAGGGAAATGAAGGTCGACAGGGAGTCCATCCAGGCAAACGCACGCATCCTCGAAAAGAAATTGAAAGACTACGGGATAGATGGAAAAGTCACTGAGGTGCGACCGGGCCCCGTGGTGACGATGTATGAATTCGAGCCGGCTCCCGGGATAAAGGTGAGCAGAATATCAAACCTGTCGGACGATCTCGCTATGGCCTTGAGCGCGGTCTCTATAAGGATCGTGGCGCCCATCCCGGGGAAATCGGTGGTGGGCATAGAGATCCCGAACAAGGTTCGACAGACAGTCTATCTCCGCGAGATAATAGAATCTGATCTTTTTTCTGCCTCTAAGATGTTTCTTGCCCTTGCCCTCGGCAAGACGATCGCGGGCGAACCTTTTGTGGCAGAACTGACCAAGATGCCCCACCTGCTCGTTGCCGGTTCCACAGGCTCGGGCAAGAGCGTGTCGCTCAACTCAATGATCTGCAGCGTGCTCTTCAGGGCCACACCCATGGCTGTGCGGTTTCTCATGATAGACCTCAAGATGCTGGAACTCTCTTTTTACGAGGGCATCCCTCACCTTCTCCTCCCTGTGGTCACCACCGCGAAGAACGCGAAGACCGCGTTGCGCTGGCTCATCGACGAGATGGAGAGACGCTATGCGGTAATGGCCGAGCAGGGTGTTCGCAATATCGAAAAATACAATCAGAAAATGGGGCGGCAGGAAGCAGGCAGCATACCTTATATTGTGGTGGTTATCGACGAGCTTGCAGACCTGATGATGGTCTCGTCGAGAGAGGTCGAAGAGTATATAGCCCGTCTGGCGCAGATGGCGCGGGCGTCCGGCATACACCTGATTCTTGCGACGCAGCGGCCCTCCGTTGATGTGCTCACCGGTATCATCAAGGCTAATTTTCCAGCCCGGATTTCCTTTCAAGTCTCATCCAAGGTGGACTCCCGAACCATCCTCGATTCCAATGGCGCGGAGAGCCTGCTCGGATACGGGGACATGCTCTTTTTGAGCCCGGGGCTTGGCCGACTGCAGCGAATCCATGCGCCTTTCGTCTCAGAAGGCGAGATAAAAAGAATTGTGGAATTCCTGAAAACACAGGGAGCACCCGCGTATCATCACGAGATCCTCGAGGAGAAGGAGGAATCCGGCGCCGAAGATGAGATCGATGATGAGAAATACCAGGAAGCAGTCGACTTCGTTTCCGAACGGGGCGAAGCCTCCATCAGCATGATCCAGAGGCGATTTCGTATCGGTTATAACAGGGCTGCCCGCATTGTGGAACGCATGGAGCAGGAAGGCGTGGTTGGTCCTGCCACAGGCGTGAAGCCGAGAGAGGTACTCAAAAGAAAATGA
- a CDS encoding lysophospholipid acyltransferase family protein, whose amino-acid sequence MRRVLSFLNLVVTTLILSFVALCTVPFDKGGATIHKIARLWAHIYLRIGGITVSVTGLDRVTNPPYVFMCNHQSALDIHVLLASLPFSFKFVAKRSLFLIPVFGWAIKRAGYISLDRDNPRRALKAMDEAAQRIQSGTNILVFPEGTRSVDGKLLPFKKGVFSLAMKARVPIVPVGICGTSLLQPEGYQVPVQTGTVSIHLGEPMSVAGQGVSYKAEVVDQVRAAIERLTACQKN is encoded by the coding sequence ATGAGGAGAGTCCTTTCTTTCCTTAATCTCGTTGTCACGACGCTCATTCTTTCCTTTGTTGCCCTTTGTACTGTTCCCTTCGACAAAGGAGGGGCAACCATCCACAAAATAGCGCGTCTGTGGGCTCACATCTACCTGAGGATCGGGGGCATCACGGTTTCTGTGACCGGGCTCGATAGAGTTACGAATCCCCCCTATGTGTTCATGTGCAACCATCAAAGCGCACTCGACATACATGTGCTGCTTGCCTCCCTTCCCTTCTCGTTCAAGTTCGTCGCTAAGAGATCTCTCTTCCTGATCCCTGTGTTCGGATGGGCAATCAAGCGGGCCGGCTACATAAGCCTCGACAGGGACAATCCCAGGAGAGCGCTGAAGGCGATGGACGAAGCAGCTCAACGGATACAGAGTGGCACCAACATACTCGTCTTCCCCGAGGGCACGCGGAGCGTGGATGGCAAACTGCTCCCCTTTAAGAAGGGCGTCTTTTCTCTCGCTATGAAAGCGCGCGTGCCTATAGTGCCCGTGGGTATCTGCGGCACTTCTCTCCTTCAGCCTGAAGGATACCAGGTGCCGGTTCAAACGGGCACCGTTTCCATACACCTCGGTGAACCAATGTCTGTAGCCGGGCAAGGCGTCTCCTACAAAGCAGAAGTGGTGGACCAGGTGCGGGCTGCGATCGAACGGTTAACTGCATGTCAGAAGAACTGA
- a CDS encoding carbon monoxide dehydrogenase accessory protein CooC, with amino-acid sequence MKVAISGKGGVGKTTLAGVMSRILADRGFKVLSIDADPDSNLASAIGIEPAKLKDVQPLAQMKEFIEERTGSKRGAYGSFFKMNPKVDDIPEKFSIAKDGVRLLILGTIPQGGGGCFCGENVLLKSLLSHLFVERDEYVVVDMEAGLEHLGRGTTAYMDALIVVVEPGQRSMQTARQVKSLADDLGVRRVYIVGNKVTGEPDAAMIKEHLASLPFLGYISQNEKILEADKLGVSPYDLDERIRSEVSSIIEALSQHMTKT; translated from the coding sequence ATGAAAGTAGCCATTTCAGGCAAGGGAGGCGTAGGAAAAACAACCCTGGCGGGCGTCATGTCGCGTATCCTTGCCGACAGGGGATTCAAGGTCCTTTCCATAGATGCGGATCCCGATTCCAACCTCGCAAGCGCTATCGGCATAGAACCAGCCAAACTGAAAGATGTCCAGCCTCTTGCGCAGATGAAAGAGTTCATCGAAGAGAGAACGGGTTCCAAGCGCGGCGCTTACGGTTCCTTCTTCAAGATGAATCCCAAAGTGGATGATATCCCGGAAAAGTTCTCCATTGCCAAAGATGGAGTCAGACTTCTGATCCTCGGGACAATACCGCAGGGGGGCGGCGGCTGCTTCTGTGGAGAGAATGTGTTACTCAAGAGTCTTCTTTCCCACCTCTTCGTGGAGCGGGACGAGTACGTGGTCGTCGACATGGAGGCCGGACTGGAGCACCTCGGGCGGGGCACTACCGCGTATATGGACGCCCTGATCGTCGTAGTTGAGCCGGGCCAGCGGAGCATGCAGACAGCCCGTCAGGTCAAGAGCCTGGCCGATGACCTCGGTGTCAGGCGAGTCTACATCGTAGGAAACAAGGTAACGGGCGAGCCTGACGCTGCGATGATAAAGGAGCACCTCGCAAGCCTTCCCTTCCTTGGTTACATCAGTCAGAACGAGAAGATCCTCGAAGCAGACAAACTGGGTGTTTCTCCTTATGATCTGGATGAAAGAATAAGGTCGGAGGTATCAAGCATCATCGAGGCCCTCTCGCAGCACATGACCAAAACGTGA
- a CDS encoding potassium channel protein: MLRRSLVPRRVAYVFYLILLIIVIGTVGFKLIGGSRTSWLDALFMTATTITTVGYGDVIGLDDKPIGKLFTIVYVLFSTGAILYVFTGLAAYIIEGELRKAFRQRSMHRRISKMKDHYVVCGIGMVGLYIVHELYQSKYHQIAVDNDEAKAEVLKAHKVNIDLVVGDATENEILELAMVKYAKGLFATTNSDNDNVVISLTAKQLNPELRVIARCNDTKNIDKIRRAGADAVVALNYIGGLRMASEMLRPHVVTLIDAMLRDRSSEVRVEELEVPKNSPYVGKSLEEADFRAMGNILIIALRKEHGEWIYNPMPSALLEKNMHMIFLATSEERDLLESLITGRPSP, encoded by the coding sequence ATGCTGCGAAGAAGCCTGGTCCCCCGTCGTGTCGCCTATGTTTTTTACCTCATACTTCTTATCATCGTCATCGGCACTGTAGGATTTAAATTAATAGGCGGAAGCAGGACAAGCTGGCTGGACGCCCTTTTCATGACCGCAACTACCATCACGACCGTCGGGTACGGCGACGTGATAGGGCTCGATGACAAACCGATCGGCAAGCTCTTCACTATCGTCTACGTCTTATTTTCAACCGGCGCTATCCTTTATGTTTTTACCGGCCTCGCCGCGTATATCATTGAAGGAGAGCTCAGAAAAGCGTTCAGGCAAAGGTCAATGCACAGGAGGATCTCAAAGATGAAGGACCACTACGTCGTGTGCGGTATAGGTATGGTAGGACTCTATATCGTGCATGAACTCTATCAGAGCAAATATCACCAGATCGCCGTGGACAACGACGAGGCAAAGGCAGAGGTCCTGAAAGCTCACAAGGTCAATATAGATCTTGTCGTCGGTGACGCGACAGAAAACGAAATCCTTGAACTGGCCATGGTGAAATACGCGAAAGGGCTTTTTGCCACAACCAACTCAGACAACGATAACGTGGTGATCTCCCTTACTGCCAAGCAGCTTAACCCAGAACTTCGCGTGATTGCCCGCTGCAATGATACCAAGAATATTGACAAAATACGGCGCGCCGGTGCTGATGCGGTTGTGGCCCTCAATTATATAGGGGGGCTGCGTATGGCTTCCGAAATGCTGCGACCCCACGTGGTGACATTGATAGACGCAATGTTAAGAGACAGATCGTCGGAAGTACGCGTGGAGGAGCTTGAGGTACCAAAAAACTCTCCCTATGTCGGCAAGTCTCTCGAGGAGGCCGATTTCAGGGCAATGGGCAATATTCTGATCATAGCCTTGCGTAAGGAACATGGAGAATGGATCTATAACCCCATGCCGAGCGCGCTGCTCGAAAAGAATATGCACATGATTTTCCTCGCCACATCCGAAGAACGCGACCTGCTGGAAAGCCTTATCACTGGCCGGCCGTCGCCTTGA
- a CDS encoding aminotransferase class I/II-fold pyridoxal phosphate-dependent enzyme, which translates to MEEFYRISRLPPYTFNIVRDLLIQARRKGEDIIDLGMGNPDLETPKEIVAKLVEAAKNPRNHRYSVSRGIYKLRVAIADWYKRRYHVDVDPETEAVVTMGAKEGISHLVLATINAGDVVFVPEPTYPIHTYSVVIAGGDLRTLPLLPLDQFIERLSWAIKTTWPQPKMLIVSFPNNPTTEVVDLDFFEKLVAFAKEHNMMVIHDLAYADLVFDGYKAPSFLQVKGAKEIGVEFFSLSKSYSMPGWRVGFAVGNRKMIAALSKIKSYMDYGVFQPIQIASITALKSDDEIVHEIVEKYRRRRNTLISGLNRAGWHVPLPKGTMFVWAKIPDEFAAMGSLDFCKKLLQEARVAASPGIGFGECGEGYVRFALVENEHRIRQAVKGIRNLMLNSRKR; encoded by the coding sequence ATGGAAGAATTTTACAGGATCTCCAGGCTTCCGCCGTACACGTTTAACATTGTACGCGACCTCCTCATCCAGGCCAGGCGAAAAGGTGAGGACATTATCGACCTTGGAATGGGTAACCCGGACCTTGAGACGCCGAAGGAGATCGTTGCAAAACTCGTGGAGGCCGCCAAGAACCCCAGGAATCATCGGTATTCAGTCAGCAGAGGCATTTACAAGCTGAGGGTAGCGATCGCGGACTGGTACAAGAGGCGGTATCATGTTGATGTAGATCCGGAAACAGAAGCGGTCGTGACCATGGGGGCCAAAGAGGGCATCAGTCATCTTGTGCTTGCCACGATCAACGCGGGTGACGTTGTCTTCGTGCCCGAGCCCACGTATCCCATTCACACGTATTCTGTGGTGATCGCCGGTGGAGATTTAAGGACCTTGCCGCTTCTGCCGTTGGATCAGTTTATTGAACGTCTGAGTTGGGCGATCAAGACAACGTGGCCGCAGCCGAAGATGCTGATCGTGAGTTTTCCGAATAATCCAACGACGGAAGTAGTGGACCTCGATTTCTTTGAGAAACTGGTCGCTTTTGCCAAAGAGCACAACATGATGGTGATTCATGATCTGGCGTACGCCGATCTTGTGTTTGACGGCTACAAGGCCCCGAGCTTCCTACAGGTAAAGGGGGCGAAGGAGATAGGCGTTGAGTTCTTTTCACTCTCCAAGAGTTACAGCATGCCGGGCTGGAGAGTGGGATTCGCCGTAGGCAATCGAAAAATGATTGCGGCTCTTTCAAAAATAAAAAGCTACATGGATTATGGCGTATTTCAGCCGATACAAATCGCATCTATTACAGCGCTTAAATCAGACGATGAGATAGTTCACGAAATCGTCGAAAAATATCGAAGGAGAAGAAACACCCTGATATCAGGACTGAACCGGGCCGGATGGCACGTGCCGCTGCCAAAGGGAACAATGTTCGTCTGGGCGAAGATACCTGACGAGTTCGCTGCAATGGGGTCCCTGGATTTCTGCAAAAAGCTTCTGCAGGAAGCCAGGGTTGCGGCCTCTCCGGGCATTGGTTTTGGTGAGTGCGGCGAGGGATATGTGCGCTTTGCTCTTGTGGAGAATGAGCACAGAATCAGACAGGCAGTGAAAGGCATTAGAAATCTGATGCTCAACTCACGGAAGAGATGA